Proteins encoded within one genomic window of Anopheles gambiae chromosome 3, idAnoGambNW_F1_1, whole genome shotgun sequence:
- the LOC133393940 gene encoding uncharacterized protein LOC133393940 — protein sequence MPTTYNPNYENSFPWCSPDPKDVYAAVCKWCNKKIKINTMGRVALVSHEKSKAHHHQVLVRKTNLPISHFLPNQIVGNNLLSSSPSLSSISTAMATQISASDSSTNTDNQHSKASNVLNRFMLNEQVTSAEIVWALETIATHNSYRSAGANTSLFKTMFPDSQIAAKLEMGRTKLAYLITFGLAPYFTNEIFKQLDVCSEIVIGFDETLNKVSQRQQMDVSVRFWNENKEQVECRYIGSAFLDSSRAVDLLNGLKQCTERKPALLNNVIQLSMDGPNVNWRLMKDLCEELRNLRGVPSFDLLNIGSCGLHAIHNAFKNGMKHTEWNIDEFLTSLYYLFKDFPLRRADYKETTGSNLFPLKFCPIRWIENLNVAERASKMIPYLKVYVAAVKNQRDKKLKEGHHSFKRSFAAGAQSRPFAVIEKTISDEMLSPKLAFFISSAGCVEPFLREFQCDAPMAPFLFDELTSITHSIMSKVLKSECLNVKVKAITNIELKDNNTLPTSQVDIGFGVKAAIKTIMTSGKISEKVILQFKNDCKAYYIAFLTKICDRSPLSHSFTRYISCINPETITKSLDIALKRLEYCLDYMVQRDHLGGNVADKVRQEFTNAVEISSIKSSLAAYKRHECRLDNFWFKVLADSRKEFSNLRI from the exons ATGCCTACCACATACAATCCAAACTATGAAAATTCATTTCCATGGTGTTCTCCTGACCCGAAGGACGTATATGCAGCGGTTTGCAAATggtgtaacaaaaaaataaaaatcaacactATGGGTAGAGTGGCTTTGGTTAGTCatgaaaaaagcaaagcacatcatcatcaagtgTTGGTTCGAAAAACTAACCTTCCAATCAGCCATTTTTTACCAA ATCAAATCGTTGGTAATAACCTGTTGTCGTCATCTCCGTCACTTTCTTCAATTTCCACTGCAATGGCTACCCAAATCTCAGCTTCAGATTCTTCCACGAACACTGATAATCAACACTCTAAGGCTTCCAACGTCTTGAATAGATTCATGCTAAACGAGCAAGTTACAAGTGCTGAAATTGTGTGGGCTCTGGAAACTATTGCCACTCATAACTCCTATCGCAGTGCTGGGGCTAACACTAGTTTGTTCAAAACTATGTTTCCGGACAGCCAAATTGCCGCCAAGCTCGAGATGGGACGCACAAAACTTGCGTATCTAATAACTTTTGGTCTGGCACCTTATTTCACAAACGAAATATTTAAGCAACTTGATGTATGTTCCGAAATAGTAATTGGTTTCGATGAAACATTGAACAAAGTTTCACAACGCCAACAGATGGATGTTAGTGTGAGATTTTGGAATGAAAATAAGGAACAGGTAGAATGTCGATACATTGGATCAGCGTTTTTAGATTCTTCTCGTGCAGTTGATCTCCTTAACGGATTGAAACAGTGCACAGAAAGAAAGCCTGCTCTACTGAATAACGTGATTCAGCTAAGCATGGACGGACCGAATGTAAATTGGCGTTTAATGAAGGACTTATGCGAAGAACTTCGAAATCTGCGTGGGGTACCATCTTTTGATTTATTAAACATAGGTAGTTGCGGCTTACATGCTATTCATAATGCTTTTAAAAATGGTATGAAGCACACTGAATGGAACATTGACGAGTTTTTGACATCCCTCTATTATTTGTTCAAAGACTTTCCGTTGCGCCGTGCAGATTATAAAGAAACTACCGGATCCAATTTATTCCCACTGAAATTTTGTCCTATTCGATGgattgaaaatttgaatgTGGCTGAGCGTGCATCTAAAATGATTCCTTATTTGAAAGTCTATGTGGCTGCGGTCAAAAACCAACGTGACAAAAAACTCAAGGAAGGTCACCATTCTTTCAAAAGGAGTTTTGCTGCAGGTGCTCAGTCTAGGCCATTCGCTGTAATAGAAAAGACCATTTCTGATGAAATGTTGAGCCCAAAACTtgccttttttatttcctcAGCTGGATGTGTGGAACCCTTTTTGCGAGAATTTCAATGTGATGCTCCTATGGCgccatttttgtttgatgaGTTAACTTCAATTACCCATTCTATAATGAGTAAGGTTTTAAAATCGGAATGCTTAAATGTAAAAGTTAAAGCGATTACCAATATTGAGCTCAAAGATAACAACACACTACCGACATCGCAAGTTGATATAGGCTTTGGAGTCAAAGCGgcaattaaaacaataatgaCAAGTGGAAAAATATCTGAAAAGGTGATCCTTCAGTTTAAGAACGATTGTAAAGCTTATTATATtgcatttttaacaaaaatttGTGACCGTTCTCCACTGTCACACAGTTTTACACGATATATCTCATGTATCAATCCAGAGACCATCACAAAATCGCTTGATATTGCCTTGAAAAGGTTGGAGTACTGCCTAGATTACATGGTCCAAAGAGACCATTTAGGGGGTAATGTAGCGGACAAAGTTCGTCAGGAATTCACAAATGCGGTAGAAATTTCTAGCATAAAGTCATCTCTAGCTGCCTACAAGCGACATGAATGTCGACTAGATAATTTTTGGTTTAAAGTTCTTGCGGATTCGAGAAAAGAATTCTCAAACttaagaatttaa